In Acidobacteriota bacterium, the sequence CGAACTTCACCATTCCACTCCCTCAGCGCGTCACCTGCGACACGAAGAGCTCCTCTGCATTCCATAACGAGTAGGGCAACAGAACGCTCGGCCTGTAATTTCTGACGCGAAGATTAATGGCGGATGATACGTGCCGCGCGACAATGGGAATGACCGGCACCTGCTCAGCCATAATTTGCTGAATCTGGTGGAAAGTCTGGTTGCGACGTTCTGAATCAGGTTCACGAACCTCTGCCGCGATCAATTCATCCATTCGCGCTTCCCATTCCGTCGCCGGTCGCGATTGTTTCGGATGCCATTGATGCGTGGGACTGCTGCTGCGAAGAAAATTCGTATACGAAGCAGGATCCGGCTCACTGACCGAAATTCCCAACAACGCTGCGTCATAATCAAAATTTTGCGTGGTGCGGCGTTGGAATTCACCAAATTCCAACGGAGCCACTTGCAACTTGATGCCGAGCCGAGAGAGGTCTTCCTGAATCACCGCTGCCATTTGCAAGCGCGCCTGGCTTTCGGTGGGAACAATCAAGGTCAATTCCACGCGATTCCCTCTTGCATCAAACAATTCAGGTGATTTCTCATCGCCTCGCACAATGAATCCGGCATCATTCAAAAGTATTCGCGACTTTTCCAGGTTGTAATCGTCGCGCGGCAAATCCTTTGCAACCCAGCCTTTGTTGCCTGGCGAAACAAAACCATAAAGCGGGCTGGCAAGTCCTTGCAGCGTGATTGAAGCAATTGTCTGGCGATCAACGGCCAACGATACCGCCCGTCGAAATCGTAATTCTTTGAACCATGCCTGCTTTATGGCATTACCTTCCGGCTTGCTCACTACGCCGGAGTCGTTCAAGTTGAACCACAAATGATCCGTGTTCAGCCCCGGTCCTAAATCGAATGCCTGCGCCGTTTCGGTTGGCGAACGAAGCGCGGCGTAATCCGATGCTCGTATGCGGTCAAACACGTCCAACGAACCTTGCCGCAACTGTGAAATCGCATGGTTGGCATCGCTAACCACTTCAACCATCAATTGATCCAGATACGG encodes:
- a CDS encoding ABC transporter substrate-binding protein; protein product: MKKIWSGYFLLFSLFVLWNAIACRSKVPPIATPQQNGFREHVAGQRGGKLTYRVPSPPQTFNYLKAADEASLIAAFYLMGGRLVEFDHDAQVYVPGLAESWNRSVNGKSVELVLRDGIKFSDGQPITAEDVAFTFRAVYDERTASPIFRDAMMVGGRQIEIAVMDARRLRLTFPEIVATPESYLSNLAVLPRHILETEFNRGELRNAYSLTADPQTVVTAGAFAAESATPGERVTLKRNPFYWKKDAAGTALPYLDQLMVEVVSDANHAISQLRQGSLDVFDRIRASDYAALRSPTETAQAFDLGPGLNTDHLWFNLNDSGVVSKPEGNAIKQAWFKELRFRRAVSLAVDRQTIASITLQGLASPLYGFVSPGNKGWVAKDLPRDDYNLEKSRILLNDAGFIVRGDEKSPELFDARGNRVELTLIVPTESQARLQMAAVIQEDLSRLGIKLQVAPLEFGEFQRRTTQNFDYDAALLGISVSEPDPASYTNFLRSSSPTHQWHPKQSRPATEWEARMDELIAAEVREPDSERRNQTFHQIQQIMAEQVPVIPIVARHVSSAINLRVRNYRPSVLLPYSLWNAEELFVSQVTR